One region of Sebastes fasciatus isolate fSebFas1 chromosome 1, fSebFas1.pri, whole genome shotgun sequence genomic DNA includes:
- the LOC141776508 gene encoding uncharacterized protein LOC141776508 → MWTFIVVFVLLTAGQRAQNYDNSFRGILRHACPDKQVVSQINSSYSSIDQDRQWKIECKAFGATSGCSWSGPQNLYDKELSYNCPTNHVVAGVHSNYNSAHGDRSWKLLCCSAPHFITFECRETPMVNYFNEDFNWELPSGHFLTGVQTHQKNINGDHRWSFNYCKGTTKDTQTINSQILTTNERMTDLFTEGDVFVANARNARKCNNCRWPKLSETVQVPYAISDDFSTADKMTIENAINTFHMSTCIRFVARQAQTDYIVIVKKEGCWSWVGRTGGSQKLSLGTGCIHNGIIQHELIHALGFWHEQSRSDRDVHVLINYGNIRPEHLRNFETHDTNNLDVPYDYSSVMHYALKDFSKNGGDTIIPIDSSAQIFQRDDMSENDILKINKLYECKAYRPKYGEWDNELNNAFSRTCPSGQAVSGITSLFNHDVKDRLWSFSCKAFKVTRTCKWSADVNEYWGGMDFKCGDNEVIAGAYSDRSSLFQDRKWKFYCCSDSGFTTSNCQKATRINYFKEYFSWTVPSNHYLTGVKSSFDYVKLDRRWTLTYCQGNTQ, encoded by the exons ATGTGGACCTTCATCGTGGTTTTCGTCCTTCTGACAG CTGGACAAAGAGCGCAGAACTATGACAACAGTTTCAGAGGCATTTTGCGTCATGCTTGTCCAGATAAACAGGTTGTGTCTCAGATTAATAG CTCCTACAGTTCCATTGACCAAGATCGCCAATGGAAGATTGAGTGCAAGGCTTTCGGTGCTACCTCAGGCTGCTCCTGGTCCGGTCCCCAGAACCTATATGACAAAGAACTCAGCTACAATTGCCCGACCAATCATGTAGTTGCTGGTGTCCACAGCAATTACAACAGCGCACATGGAGACAGAAG TTGGAAattactctgctgctctgctccacACTTTATTACATTTGAATGTCGGGAAACCCCAATGGTCAACTACTTTAATGAAGACTTCAACTGGGAACTCCCTTCAGGCCACTTCCTAACAGGGGTCCAGACCCACCAAAAAAATATCAATGG AGATCATCGCTGGAGTTTCAATTACTGCAAAGGAACAACAAAAG ATACCCAGACAATCAATTCACAAATCCTTACTACTAACGAACGTATGACAGACCTTTTTACCGAAGGAGACGTTTTTGTCGCAAACGCAAGGAATGCAAGAAAATGCAATAACTGCAGATGGCCAAAGTTAAGTGAGACTGTTCAGGTGCCATATGCCATAAGTGATGACTTTTCCACCGCCGATAAGATGACGATTGAAAACGCAATAAATACCTTCCACATGAGCACCTGCATCCGGTTTGTAGCTCGTCAAGCCCAGACCGACTACATCGTGATTGTGAAAAAAGAAGGATGTTGGTCCTGGGTTGGTCGAACTGGAGGCTCTCAAAAATTATCTCTGGGTACGGGATGCATTCACAATGGCATCATTCAGCACGAGCTCATTCACGCACTTGGCTTCTGGCATGAGCAAAGTAGAAGTGACAGGGATGTTCACGTCCTGATCAACTATGGAAACATCCGGCCAGAACACCTTAGAAACTTCGAAACACATGACACAAACAACCTCGATGTTCCATATGACTACTCCTCTGTAATGCATTATGCACTAAAGGACTTCTCAAAGAATGGAGGAGATACCATCATTCCCATCGACTCCTCAGCACAAATATTCCAGAGGGAtgacatgtcagaaaatgacattCTGAAGATCAACAAGCTTTACGAATGCA AGGCTTACCGCCCTAAATATGGCGAATGGGACAATGAGTTGAACAACGCATTTAGTCGCACGTGTCCTTCTGGACAAGCTGTTTCTGGCATCACAAG TCTCTTCAATCATGACGTAAAAGATCGACTTTGGTCGTTTTCGTGCAAGGCTTTCAAAGTAACCAGAACATGCAAGTGGTCAGCTGATGTGAACGAATATTGGGGAGGAATGGACTTCAAATGTGGGGACAATGAAGTGATTGCAGGGGCCTACAGTGATCGCAGCAGCCTCTTCCAGGATAGGAA GTGGAAGTTTTACTGCTGTAGTGATTCTGGTTTTACCACGTCCAACTGCCAAAAAGCAACAAGGATCAACTACTTTAAGGAATACTTCAGCTGGACAGTCCCCAGCAACCATTACCTGACAGGAGTGAAAAGCTCCTTTGATTATGTAAAACT CGACCGTCGATGGACTTTGACATACTGCCAGGGGAACACTCAGTGA